The genomic stretch gttcagtttgcagTAAAAGCTTTTCGTATCACAgcagtttgactgaacacatgagaacacacacaggagaaaaaccatttaaatgCTCAGTTTGTGATAAACGTTTTTGTCAAAAAACCAATTTGACAAAACACATGAGattacacacaggagaaaaaaaatTCACTTGCTCGGTTTGTGGTAAGAGCTTTTCTTATAAGAGCAATTTGacgcaacacatgagaacacacacaggagagaaaggaTTTGATTGCTCAGTTTGTAGTAAAAGCTTTTTCCTAAAGAGCAATTTGACAAAacatatgagaacacacaccggggAGAAAcgatttaattgttcagtttgtggtaaaagctatTCGCAAAAGAATGGTCTGACtccacacatgaaaacacacacaggagagaaaccgTTTAATTGCCCAGTTTGTGGTAAAATTTATGTTTCCAGACAaggtttgactcaacacataatGACACACACAGGACTtcaaccatttaattgttcagtttgtggtaaaagttttactCAGAAGAGCAatttgaatgaacacatgagaacacacacaggagaaaagccATATAActgctcagtttgtggtaaaagattcTGTCAAAAATCCAATTTGGCAAAACACCTGAGctcacacactggagaaaaaaaatgtatctgctcagtttgtggtaaaagcttttctctTAAGTGCAATTTGACCCAAcacttgagaacacacacaggtgagaaaccatATAATTGCTCAGTGTGTAATAAAAGCTTTTTGCAAAAGAGCGCTTTGACgccacacatgagaacgcacacaggagaaaaaccatttaattgttctgtCTGCGGTAAAATCTTTGTTTCCAAAAAAGGTTTGACAAATCACAAAATGACACACACTGGACTTAAACCATtt from Entelurus aequoreus isolate RoL-2023_Sb linkage group LG17, RoL_Eaeq_v1.1, whole genome shotgun sequence encodes the following:
- the LOC133632411 gene encoding gastrula zinc finger protein XlCGF57.1-like — protein: QQLIGNPEEVSPQLGGSSTLKQETPQPPCIKKEEEDLCITQEGECLLGREEADLTKLPLTVVSVKTEDDEETPQGDNLLVPLLDSETEEEIKVTLSSDTDCEGEEKPQVDNLLAPLSESDCEDGFEEPLSRDPDWEGDIRTHTDNKQPECANKKKGKKGFSCSICANSFTRKSHLTQHMKTHAGEKTFNCSVCGNIFVSRGGLTKHLMTHTGLKPFNCSVCSKSFSYHSSLTEHMRTHTGEKPFKCSVCDKRFCQKTNLTKHMRLHTGEKKFTCSVCGKSFSYKSNLTQHMRTHTGEKGFDCSVCSKSFFLKSNLTKHMRTHTGEKRFNCSVCGKSYSQKNGLTPHMKTHTGEKPFNCPVCGKIYVSRQGLTQHIMTHTGLQPFNCSVCGKSFTQKSNLNEHMRTHTGEKPYNCSVCGKRFCQKSNLAKHLSSHTGEKKCICSVCGKSFSLKCNLTQHLRTHTGEKPYNCSVCNKSFLQKSALTPHMRTHTGEKPFNCSVCGKIFVSKKGLTNHKMTHTGLKPFYCSVCGKSLSGNSCLTQHMRTHTGEKPFNCSVCGKSFSRNSHLTEHMKRHTREKTFSCSVCCKGFNHKADAVRHIQTHKGENYQLTV